The DNA region GAGCTGCTCCAGCTCCCTTCGCGCCTCGTCCTCGCTTTGAATATCGTGACGCGAGGTATCCGTCAGGACGCTGAGCATGGAGGACTCGATGCCCTGCGAAAAGAGCTGATCCTTGAGCTGTTTACGGGTTGCGGGCCAGTTCATGCCCTCCAGGTAGGACTGGATTTCTTTTTGCGTCAAACGTCTTTCCATGATGCACGCTCCTGTGATGGTGGTCTGCATAGCAGCGCCAAATCATTAGACAATGCACTCATCATGACATGCATCATACAGCGGCAGAGCGCCCATGGAAACAGCTGCGTGAAATTATGGCCGAAAGATACCGGCGGCACGGAAGCCGGCCGGTGTGGGGGATCATCCGAATACGGCTAGTTGCACGGGAACGCGAGAACGAAGATCCGTTCCCAGGCGCCGCAGAGGCGCATTGCGGCGCTGGCGCTGATGCCCAGCATGCGCAGACGGCAGTATACGTGCAATGGATTCAGATGGTGCTGGATGTTGTCTCTGAAAGTACGCATGACCAACTCCTGTTGCTACATATATCGACGGGATTCGAGGTTTCTTGACCCCCGGGATATGACTTTTCTATAGCAATGAACGGGCCAACTTTTTTAACCCGTTACAACAGCAGAACAATATTTTTTCGGGGATGGAATGGGTGTGTCAAAGAGACCCGTGCGGCGCATTTTCCAATAAAAACAGACACACACCGACTTACGGTGGAAAAGGCCTGACCGGAAAGACTTGATTGAAGGGAAGATGCGGAATAGCCCATCGATCAAGGTCTTCGCAGCCCGGCGTCCAGATTCCGGCGCACAGCTCGCGCTCCTGGTTGCGCGGGGCAAAGGACATGCGCGTCATGCCGCCGATGTTGGACCAGCGCGTCATGCCGAGGGTTTCCGTAGGTTGGTGCCAATGCATGTGGCCGTTCATTACCCAGTCCACGCCTGGAATTTCATGCAGGGGCGGATACTTATGCCTCTTATCACGAAAGCCCAGGCCGCAGTGGCTGCCCCACAGCACGTACTCGGCATCGCCGCGAACATCAGAATCCACTGCATCGGGATGCGGCGAGCCATACGGCGTACCGCCCAGGGCCACGCGATGGCCAGCCGCGTCAAAGCGGCAATGGATGCCCGATGTGTCCATCAGGTGGATCATGCCGGCAAGCGCTGTCACGGTCAGGCAGGAATCCTCCGGGCTGGCGCCCTCCCACTGGTCGTGGTTGCCCTGCAGCACCCACGGCCGGAACTTTGTGCCGGCGTACGGGCCCAGGACCTCGAAGGCGCGCCGCAGCACACGGTGTACATCGCCGGGATTGCGGTGGAACAGATCACCAAGCAGCACCGGCAGAAGCTGCCGCTCTTGCGCAAGCTCCAGGCACGCCGAAATTTTGGCGAGCACATGCTCCAGGTAGTTCTCCCGCCGCTCGAACGGCGGCGTGGCCGCCAGGTGCGGGTCGGTAAAGAACAGGACGCCGGTATATGGCTCCTGTGACTCATACACAGTCATGCGCCCTCCTCCGGGCGGTTCTCAGGGCAATTGTCTGAGCTGTTCTCCGAGGCCCCGGCCGGACCATCACCAATCGCATTACACGCCATGAACGGGCAGAAGCCCCGCGCCCGGGATGTCAGCACGCCGCGGCCGCCGGATGGGGACGGCTCATACATCACCAGGGGCGGCTCCCAGGCCAGCTCGGGCCCGCCGTTCTTGCGCGCCTCCACCAGCACCAGCCGCGCCGGCTTGTCCGCATAGGGATGCACGGCGAGCACGCGCTTGGGCTCCAGCCGGTGGGCGGCCAGGCTCTGGAACAACCGGGCAGCGCCGTCGGCCGCAAAGATGAAAAACGCCTGGCCGCGGTTTTTCAGCAGAAAGGCCGCGGCAGAGACAAAGTCGTCGAGCGAGCCGCGCGTTTCCGACAGCGCGCCCTGGCGGACATCGCCCGCAGGCCTGCGTCCCCGGCCTGGCTCGCGATATGGCGGATTGGCCGCGACAGCATCCATGGACTCGGCACCAAGCAGCGCCAGTCCTTGTTTTTCGGATTCCTCGGCAACGGACACGCCACCGCGCAGCGTTGCGAGGTCCGCTTCCACAATGCGCACGCGATGCTCCAGTCCCAGCCGGACGGCGTTCTCATGCGCCGCGGCGGCCAGAGTGGGCTCGATCTCCACGCCGGCCACGGCCACGTCCTCGCGCAGCAGGGCCAGAGCCAGCCCCACCACGCCGCAGCCGGCCCCCAGGTCGGCCGCCATGGGTTCCTTCCCGCCGCGCAGGGCCCGCGCAAAGCAGGCCAGCAACAGCGCATCCACGGAGAAGCGGAACGCGCCTTCGGGCTGCGTGAGCCCGCGAGGAAAAAAGGCGCGCGCCTCGGCGGCGGAACCAGTGGTCCCCTCCGCCTGGGCGCGCCCTGTATGAGTAGTCTTGTCGACGGCCATGCACACTCCCGAGGCCGGCGCGTCCGGCGCTAGAGCTGCGCCAGGAGCAGCTCGCCGAACTCGGTGCAGCCTACCGTTTTCGAACCCTTGATCTGGGTGGCCAGATCTATGGTGACGGTCTTGGCGCCGATGACCATGTCCACGGCCTTGTGGATGCGGTCGGCCGCTTCGGTCCAGCCGATGTGGGCCAGGAGCATGGCGCCGGAGAGCACGAGGCTGCCCGGGTTGGCCTTGTCCTGCCCGGCAATGGTGGGCGCGGTGCCATGGGTTGGCTCGAAGAAGGCGAGGTCGTCCGACATGTTGACGCCCGGCGCGAGGCCGAGGCCGCCGACCTGGGCTGCCAGGGCGTCGGAGAGGTAGTCGCCGTTGAGGTTGGTGGTGGCAAGCACATCGTACTGCTCCGGCCGGATCAGGGCTTCCTGGAACATGGCGTCGGCGATACGGTCGTTGATGACCACGCGGTCCCCGGCATTCTCGCCGGCAGACTCGGGAATGGTCACGTCGCCGAACTCCTCGGCGGCCAGGTCGTAGCCCCACTGCCGGAAGGCGCCCTCGGTGTACTTCATGATGTTGCCCTTGTGCACCAGGGTCACGGACTTGCGGCCGTTGTCCAGGGCAAAGCGGATGGCCTTGCGCACCAAGCGTTTGGACCGCCACGCGCAGATAGGCTTGATGCCCACGCCGCTGGAGGGGTCCACCTCGGCGCCGAGCTCCTCGCGCAGGAAGGCGATGAGCCTGGCGGCCTCGGCCGACTCTGCCGCGTACTCGATGCCGGCGTAGACATCTTCCGTATTTTCGCGGAACACGACCACATCCACATTTTCCGGACTTTTGACCGGAGACTCGATGCCCTGGAAGTAGCGCACCGGGCGGATGCAGGCGTACAGGTCCAGGGTCTGGCGCATGGTCACGTTCAGGCTGCGGAAGCCCTTGCCCACCGGAGTGGTCAGCGGGCCCTTCATGGCCAGGGTCGCGGTTTTCAGCGTTTCCAGCGTCTCCTCGGGCAGATAGGAACCCGTTGCTTCATACGCTTTTTCGCCGGCAAGCAGCTCGTTCCATTCCAGACGGCGGCCGTCGCCATACGTCTTCTCTACGGCGGCGTCGATGACGGGGCGCGCCGCTTTCCAGACCTCGGGGCCGATACCGTCCCCTTCGATGTAATACACTGTCGGATTCATAATACTCCTTCCTGCGGCAGGTGATGTTTCCGCAGCGTTGTATGCAATTGATTTACGGCTTGGCAAGTCGGAGGGGCGTCAAATCCCGGCCACGAAGAACTCGTTCTCCAGGCTCGGCTTGTTGTAACGGAAGCGGTCGCCGTGAAGATCGCGAACACTGCCGCCGGCCCCTTCCAGCAGGGCCTGCCCGGCGGCGGTGTCCCATTCCGAGGTGGGGTGGAAGCAGGGGTAGATCTGGCCGAAGCCCGAGGCGAGCATGCAGAACTTCACGGCTCCGCCCACGTGGAGCTTTCCGAGGTACGGCTTGCCCGCCATGTAGGCGTCCAATCTGGGGGTACGCCTGGCGCGGCTGGTAAGCACGATGCGCTCTTCCGGCCGCACAGGCTGCGGATGCAGGCTCAAAGGCGATTCGCCGTCTGGGATGCGCCATGCGCCGAGCTCCGGACCGCCGGCAAAGAGCTCGCCTGTAAGCGGCAAGAAGATGACGCCGGCCACGGGGTATCGCCCGTGCACCAGGGCGATGTTCACGCAGAAATCGCCGGTGCCCTGGACAAAGCCCTTGGTGCCGTCCAGAGGATCGACCAGGAAGAACTCGGGCCAGTCCTTGCGCGCCTCGAAGCCTGGGAGCGCGGACTCCTCCGAGATGACGGGCACGCCGGGGAACGCCTCGGCCAGCCCGGTCGCGATGATCGCCTGGGCCGCGTCGTCGGCATCGGTCACCGGAGTCCTGTCCGCCTTGTAGCGCACGGCCAGGCCGGTCCGCACGGCGTACCGGACGACCAGCTCACGACCGGCGGCCGCAGCTATCTCGCCCATGCGCACAAGGGCATCGTCCGGTTTGCGCGCGCCTGCCGTCATACGATCCTTGAGTCCGACAGCACGCCGATGAGCCGCTTGAACACGTCCAGATCAAAGGCGCCGTTCATCTCGTCGCGCATCAGCTTGAGCGCCGCGTAGGGCTCCAGGGCCGGGGCATAGGGTCTGTCGGAGGTCAGGGCGTCGTACGTATCGCACACCGTGACCACCCGGACAGGCAGCGGAATGTTCTCTGCCGGCATGCCGGACGGATAGCCTTTGCCGTCCATGCGCTCGTGGTGGAAGAGGATGCAGTTGAGCGCCGTCTGGGCCAGGGGCATGGTGGCGCACAGGGAGACGCCTTGCACAGGATGCGTATTGATGAGCTCGCGCTCCTCGCGGTCCAGGCGGCCGGGTTTGTCCAGAATGCGCCTGGGAATGGACGACTTGCCGATATCGTGCAGCACGGCGCCGAGGCCCACCTGGACAAGCTCCTCCCGGGGCAGGTCGTACGCCTGGAGCATGGCTGTGGCGTACACAAACACGTGCACCGAGTGCGTGTAGGTCTGGTAGTGGTTGGATATAAGCGAGGCCATGGCTCGCAGTGAGTCCTTGTGGGAGAGGAACTCCGTGCCCTTGCGGACCATGGCGGTGACGCGTTCGAAGGACTCGCGCTTGATGGACGACGGCAGCCGGGTGCGGAAGGTCTCCTCCACCAGGGACGAGGACACCGAGTAGAGCACGCGGGAGCGCTCCTTGAGCGGCAGGGCCTCGTTGGTCAGTATCTCGCCGAGGTGGTCTTCCAGATAGCGCTCGAACTGGTCCTTCTCCTTGAGCTGAACATAGACCTCGGCCACGCCGTTCTCGTACAGCAGCCGGCGATGCTTCTCCGTGAACCGCTCGTCCGCATGGCAGTACAGGGTGTAGCCGCTCTCGTGCTTCAGATAGACGCTGAAGTCGTTCATAGTCTCCGGAAAAAGGAGCATGGGCGAAACGTGGAAAAAATCCTTGCCCGTGAGCGGGGAGGTGGCGTTGGCGTCGGACGAGGTCATGGTCAGATGATCTCCGCGCCGCTCAGGACGGTGATGAGCCGCTTGTACACGTCCAGGTCGAAGGCGCCCTTCATGCCGTCCCGCATCATCTTCAACGCCTCGTAAGGCCGCAGCGCCTGGGCGTACGGCTTGTTGGTGATGAGCATGTCGTACACGTCGCACACCGAGGCCACGCGCACGCACAGGGGGATGTCCTCGCCCTTGAGCTTTGTGGGGTAGCCTTTGCCGTCCATACGCTCGTGGTGGAAGAGGATGGTGTTGGTGGCGTGGGACGAAAGAGGGAGTTGCGCGCACATGGAGACGCCGAGCACGGGGTGCGCGTTCACCTGCTCGCGCTCCTCGTCCGTCAGGGAGCCCGGCTTGTACAGGATGTACTTGGGAATCCTGGCCTTGCCCAGGTCGTGCAGGATGGCGCCCAGCCCGCTCTGCACCAGGGTCTCCTTGTCCAGATCGTACGTGGAGAGAATGGAGAGCACATAGACGAAAACCTGCACGCTGTGGGTGAAGGTCTTGTAGTCGTGGGAGATGAAGCCGGCCACGGCCTTGAGCGCGCGCTCCATGGTCAGAAAAGAGGCTGAGTAGCGAACGAGCTCGGTGAGGCGCTCGAACTGCTTATGGCCCAGGGGCATGGGCAGGCTGGTCTCGAAGGTATCGCGCATGAGCTCTACCGAGGCGTTGTAGAGCACGCCGGCGCGCTCGCGCAAGGGCAGGTCCTCGTCGTTCAGGATGCGGCCCAGGTTTTCCTCCACGTAGCGGTCGTACAGCTCCTTGTGCTGGGGCAGGATGAACACCTGGCTGACGCCGATATCGTGCAGAGCCTCGCGGTGGCGCTCGGTGAACCGCTCGTTCTTTCCGGAGTACAGGACGTACTTGTCGTCCTGTCGGAGATAGACGCTGAACTGCCCCATGGTGCTGGGGAAGATCATCATGGGGGATATGGGTATCAGCTTCTGCGCTGCGGCCGCAGAATTGGATTCGCTCATGAAGGGAAGCTCCGGAAAAAAAACAGCATATACGCTGTGTGCGATTCAACGGCAGTAGATATCATTGCAGGGGGCCATGTCAACGCGGAGAGATCGACCAGATCCTTCCACCAGGAACGATAGACAACAACTCCACTGGAAAGTATTATCCGTTTCAGGAAACGCTATTATCAGAAAAGCTGCCATATATGTCAGAATAGCACCGAATTTCAGCAGGCTACCAGATGCACCTGCTGGACACGAACAACAGCACAGGCTACGTTTAATGGCATGGGGATGATTTTCATAGATGATCTGACGCCCGGTATGAAACTCGCCGATGACCTCCGGGGGCCGAACGGCCGCATGCTCCTGCCCAAGCATACGGTCCTTGATGAATCGCATCTACGGATTATCACCATCTGGGGCGTCACCGAGGCCAACATCGAGGGCTACGACCAAAGCACCTGCGCCGCCGCTTCCATCGAGGCTCTCGATCCGACTATTCTCGCCAAGAGCGACCGTTTCGCCCAGCGGCTGTTCCGTTTCTGCGACAAGAACGACCCCGTCGTGCAGGAGCTCTGCCGCCTTGCCACGCTGCGCACTGCAGCGGACCTGACAGCAGGAAAACACGTGCCGGACGTGGACGAGGTGCAGGACCTTCCCGCCCTGCCCGACTCCGAGCTTCTGAGCCCACCCCTGCCGGAAAGCGTGGCGCAGGTGGTATCCCAGGAGGTGCAGCTTGCCACCTTCCCGGATATCTACTTCCAGGTCATGCGCGTTCTGGAGAACCCGAACAGCTCCTCGGCCCAGGTCGCCAACGTGGTCAGCAAGGACCCGAGCCTGACCACCCGGCTCATGCAGCTCGTGAACAGCCCCTTCTACGGCCTGCACTCCAAAATCGACTCGATCGCCCGCGCCACCACCATCGTCGGCTCCCAGGAGCTGTCCATCCTCACCCTGGGGATAACCGTGCTCCAGTACTTCGAGGATATTCCGCCGGACTTCTTCAACATGAAGCGCTTCTGGACCCATTCCATCGCTTCCGGCATCTACGCAAAGCTCATCGCCTCGCGCCTGCCCGGCTTTTTCGAGGAACGCTATTTCATGCTCGGGCTGATCCACGACATCGGCCGGCTCGTCATCTTCAAGACATTCCCCCACGCCGCCCTGGAGGTCTTCCGGCTTGCCATGGGGGCGCCATGCCTCATCCATAAGGCGGAGCGCACCATCCTGGGCTTCGACCACACCGAGGTTGCCGAGGCCATGCTTGAGGCCTGGGACTTCCCGGACAGCCTGCGCGGCGTCATCGGTTGCCACCACGATCCTGTTTCGGACGACAAGGAGCTGGACTGCGCAGTGCTCCATGTGGCAGACGTGCTGGCACGCGCTCTGCGCAGCGGCTACCGTGGCAAGTTCTCCGTGTCCACGCTCTCGGCCGAGGCGTGGGAGCGACTCGGCCTCTCGATCTCGGATATCGCGCCACTGGCCAGCCAGGCCGACCACATGATCGACGATATCGTCCTCAGCTTCCTGCCCGGGGGAAACTTTTAATGATCGCGCCGGACAAGAGCGACCAGATCAAAATTCTCGAAAAGCGGGTGCGCTCCCTTATCCGTGACAAGGACCTCGCCATGAGCGCCCTGGAGACTGCCGTCAGCATCAGCGCGCTCCATGGCGGCGACACCGACCCGCACTCCTTTCTGGGCTCCGTGCTGGAACATCTGGAGTCTGTGCTGCCGAGCCTGGCCTCCGGCTTCTTCATGGTGGACGAGGAGACCTCGGACTTCGTGCTCCGGTCGTTCCGCCCCGCCGCCTCCGGCGACCGGATTCAGCAGGAGATGGACGCACTGGTCAAGGACCGGATGTTCTCCTACGCCGTACAACGCAGAACGCCGGTGGTCGTCTCCTCCATGGACCGCTCCTGCCAGCTTGTGCTGCAGAGCGTGGCTACGGCATCCCGCATCCGGGGCATGTTCCTCGCCGTTCTGGAAAACGATGCTGCCATCGCCGACACTATCCTCGCGCTGCTGCCTGTACTGCTCATCTCCACGGCCAACTCCATGGAGAGCCTCGAGACCTACCGCTACATCCAGTCCGTGAACGCCACGCTGGAGGCGACCATCGAGCGGCTGGAGGCATCGGAACAGCAGCTCATGTCCCACGGCAAGCAGCTTGCCAAGGAGGTGGCCAACCGCACCTGCGACCTGACGCGCGCCAACGAGCAGCTCACCGAGGAGGTGAGCGAACGCCGCAAGGCGCAGCAGGCCCTGTCCCTGGAGCGCGACTACATCACCGCCGTGCTGGATACGGCGGGCGCGCTCATCCTGGTCATGGACTCCAACCACACGGTGCTGCGCTGCAACAGCACCTGCAGCGAGTACTTCTGCACATGCGGCGAGAAGTGCGGGGGGGCCCGTTTCCTGGAGTTCTTTGTCCCGGAGGACGTGGACCACGTCCGCGACCGACTCCGCGCCGTATCGCAATCCCTGGACGGCTCGGCCCGGGAGCTCTTCGAAGCCACGATTGTGGACGACAACGGATCGCGCCACACCCTCTCATGGTCGTGCTCCGCCCTGCCCGGTCCCGTTGGCGAGCCCAGACAGCTCATCGTCTCCGGCATCGACATCAGCGAGAAGATCCTGGCCGAGCAGGCCCTGCGAGACAGCGAGGCCCGCTTCCGCGCCGTATTCATGTCCGCCGGCCTCGGCATCGTTCTCGGCGGCCTGGATGGCGTGTTTATTGATGCGAACCCGGCCTTCTGCGCCATGATGGGCTACTCCCGCGAGGAGATCCCAGGGCTGACCATCTTCGACCTCACAAAGCCCGAGGACCACGGCCCGGATTTCCATGCGCGTCTGCAACGGCTCCTCGACGACGAAATTTCGACCCTGACAAGCGAAAAGCAGTACATTCGCAAGGATGGTTCCTGGGTCTGGGGCCAGTCCACACTGTCCTGCATCCGCACCATGGACGGCGGCACATCCTATCTTATCGGAATGATTTCAGACACATCCGAACGCAAGGTGCTGGAAGAAGCCTTGCGCGCCGCGGAGTCCACCTACCGCAACATCTTCGAGAACGCCGTGGAGGGCATCTTTCTCGCACCGGTGGACGGGCCGTATCTCAGAGTGAACCCGGCCATGGCCGCCATATTCGGCTACTCGTCTCCGGAGTCCATAGTCCAAGATGTCTCCTCGGCAATGGAGCAGCTTTTTCCGGACCCGGAAACCCGCGCCAAGTGCTTTCACAGCCTGCAAGAAGACGGAACGGTCAGGCACTTTGAAAGTCGCACCCGCGGACGCAACGGCGAGGCCATCTGGATATCCATCAGCGCCCGCGCCCTGAGCGACGCCTCCGGCGCCGTCGTCTCCCTGGAGGGACTGGCCGAGGACATCACGGAACGCAAGGCCCGCGAACAGCAGCTCAAGCGCCTTGCCACCATCGACGAGCTGACCAGTATCCCCAACCGCCACCTCTTTCTCGACCGCTTCGCCGAGATGATCGAGCAGTCCTCGCGCCTGGGGCTCTCCATCGCCCTGCTGTACATCGATCTCGACGACTTCAAGCTGGTCAACGACAACCACGGCCACCACATTGGCGACAAGGTGCTCTCCCTGGCGGCGGAACGGTTGCGCCACAGGGTCCGCAAGACCGACATTGTGGCCCGCCTCGGCGGCGACGAGTTCTGCGTGCTGATCTCCAACCCGGCCACCGGCGCGGACGTCCAGGCCGCGGCCACGCACATCATCGCCACACTCTCCGCCCCATACACCTTCGAAGACTTCACCTGCCACATTGGCGTGTCCATCGGCATCGCCATGTTCCCTGGCGACGGCGACTCCTCGGACGAGCTGCTGCGCAAGGCGGACGCCGCCATGTACGTCGCAAAACGCAGCGGCGGCAACAGCTTCGCCGTCTACACGCAAGACGACGACAACGCCTGGGGCTAGCGTCCGCGCACGCCTGTGCAACCTGCGAGGGAGCCCTCGCCTCATTCCCGAACCTGTCGAGGTAGATCACGCACAGGCCAGGATGTACGGGGTGCCCGGGCCTCGATGTGATGCCGTCGTTCTCGGGGCATCATCAAGCCTGCTCGAATCATAACCCGTGCGCCCATTCGCTTTCATCGATTGACAGCATTGTTCGGCTCCCTTACAAACAAACCATGGGCGATGAGAAAATGCGGTTCAATCAGATGTTGGAAGCGTTGATGGCATTTGTCGACGCTATCAACGCAAGCCATTCCAGAGGGGTGCGTTTCGGGACGGATATCCGCATTCATCCGGCGGAAATCCACACCATCGCCGCCATAGGCATGAATCAGGGAATCAGTCTGACCAGGCTTGCCGAGAATCTGAAAATTTCCAAACCCACCCTCTCGGAGCGCATCAAAATTCTCGTGGGAAAAGGCCTGGTGGAAAAGCGGAAGAACCCCGAAGACCGGAAAGCGGTGACCCTCTGGCTGACCCCGGAGGGCAAGAAGGCAGACCAGCACCACACCCTGCATCACGAAGAGTTGTACGCGACCTTCCGCCAGTACTTCGGCGAGGAATCATCGCAAAAAATCGACCTGTTCACCCGAAGCTTCCAGGAACTCATGTTGTTCGGCAAGGATGCCGACGGCCACGACTGATCTTTTTTTAACCAGATTGTTAGCATCACTAACAAGGAGGCGCTATGAACATCGCCATCGCGTTTTTCTCTGCCACAGGCAATACCAGGGCCATGGCCCGGATCATCCGGAACAACTTCAAGGCCCTTTCCGCCAAGGTGGACCTTCATGATGTAACCGTTCCGGCTGCCAGACAAAAGGGCGTTGATCTGTCGGCTTACGACGCAGCCGTCTTCGGCTCCCCGGTCCACTCCCTTCGCGCCCCCCAATTGATGCGCGACTGGCTTGCCACCCTGGACGGGAATGGCATGCGCTGCGCCATGTTCTTCACCTTCGGCGGGTTCATGGCCCATCCCGCCCACCACTCAACCGCCGAGATACTGAAGCGCCGCGGTTTCACGGTGGTCGCGTCGGCGGAGTTTCCGGGCAAGCACACCTACAACCTGGGCGGCTGGCGTGCTTTTCCGGACCGCCCGGACGACAGAGAACGCGACCTCGCCGCCCGGTATGCAGAGGCCGCGTACAACCGCTTTGCCGGGAACGATCCTGGCGAGCTCTCCGACCTGCCCCAGGGGCCTTTCAGCGAGGCGGAGCTGACGCACTTCGAGTCCTTCAGGTTCAAAATGGTGAGCAAGCTGCCCACCAGGGATGGAACCGAGTGCAGCCTGTGCGGCCTGTGTGAGGAAATCTGCCCGTCCGGCGCCATGAACCACGCCACCGGTATAGCTGATCCCCACGCCTGCATCGCCTGCCTCGGCTGCGTGGCCGCCTGCCCGGAAAACGCACTCGTCATCAACAGCACCAGGGAGTCCTGGCAGCCCAAGCTCTCCATGAGCAACACCACCGAGGCGGAGCTCAACGCCCAGACGGGAAAAATCTATCTGTAAGAGAGAGCGGTATGGAAACCGGGTTTTTCCAATTCACTGTCGGCAATCTCCAGTGCACCCTCATCACCGACGGGAAGCACGCGTATGCCGATCCAAAAGCATTGCTCTTCCCGGACGCTCCGGAGGCAGAGCTCGCCAGCGAGCTTGCGATGCACGGTATATCTGCCGACAACTGGCCCTGTTGGGTGAGCGACTATACTTGCCTACTGATCGACACCGGAAAGCGTAAGATTCTGCTGGACACCGGAGCGGGCGAGATGCTCCCCGAGGCCGGCAAGGTGGTGGAGAACATGCGGGCGGCAGGCATCAGCCCGGAATCCGTGGATTGCGTACTGATATCCCACGCCCACCCCGACCACGTAGGCGGCGCCGGCTATTTTCCGGATGCAAGGATTGTCATGAGCCACAGGGAATGGCAGTTCTGGACTGGAAGTCCGACGCTGCCGCGCCTGCCGGATGACTTCAGAAACCTGCTGACGGGCATGGTCTCATCCCTTCTCGCCCCGCTGCGAGAGCGGGTGGAGCTGGTGGACGGCGACACGGAAATCGCGCCCGGCATCCGTCTGGTCGAAGCGCCTGGACACACGCCCGGGCACATGGCTCTGCTCGCAGCTTCCAGGGGAGAACATCTGATCTACGCAGGGGATGCGGTGATCCACAAAATCCACATCCGCAACCTGCAGTGGAGCCCCCTTGTGGATGTCCTGCCGGACGAGTCGACACGGACGAGAAACCGCCTGTTGTCCGAAGCTGCCGACAACCGCGCGGTCTTTGTTGGTTTCCACCTGCCGCACGCGGGAAAAATTTCCAGGGATGATGCCGGCTTTGCATGGCACCAACTTGTTGTCTAATAGACCACCCCATTGTGCGCTGGCCTGTATTTGCAGGGGGCGCCTGCTCTGCGCCTCCCCCGTCTGCTCGTGGTTTCGGGCATTTCATATGACGAGTCCCTAAGCGCGGCGGCAGGACGCCTTCAGCACCACGCATCATTTTCCTTTGCCCTCACTCGGCCCTGCGCGTTATTCTGCATAGATGCGACTCCTTCCTCACTTCGATCCATCCCTGCTTTTCGGCAAGCACCTCTGGCGCATCTTCGCCTTTGCCAGACCGTATCGGCAGCGCATCACCCTGGGGTTGGTGTTCAACGCCTTTGCCAGATTCTTCGACCTGCTGCCCCTCGTCATCGTGGGCCGGGTGGTGGATGCGGTGAACGCCTCGGCATCCGGCTCCCGCGCCATCGATCCCTGGGAGTTCCTGCTCTACGGCGGTCTCGTGCTGGGAACCTTCCTCTGCCTCGCGCTGTTCCAGTCCTCCTCGGACTACCTGCTGGACTCCATGGCCCAGAAGGTCCGCCACGACCTGCGCACGACC from Oceanidesulfovibrio marinus includes:
- a CDS encoding metallophosphoesterase, giving the protein MTVYESQEPYTGVLFFTDPHLAATPPFERRENYLEHVLAKISACLELAQERQLLPVLLGDLFHRNPGDVHRVLRRAFEVLGPYAGTKFRPWVLQGNHDQWEGASPEDSCLTVTALAGMIHLMDTSGIHCRFDAAGHRVALGGTPYGSPHPDAVDSDVRGDAEYVLWGSHCGLGFRDKRHKYPPLHEIPGVDWVMNGHMHWHQPTETLGMTRWSNIGGMTRMSFAPRNQERELCAGIWTPGCEDLDRWAIPHLPFNQVFPVRPFPP
- a CDS encoding tRNA1(Val) (adenine(37)-N6)-methyltransferase, whose protein sequence is MAVDKTTHTGRAQAEGTTGSAAEARAFFPRGLTQPEGAFRFSVDALLLACFARALRGGKEPMAADLGAGCGVVGLALALLREDVAVAGVEIEPTLAAAAHENAVRLGLEHRVRIVEADLATLRGGVSVAEESEKQGLALLGAESMDAVAANPPYREPGRGRRPAGDVRQGALSETRGSLDDFVSAAAFLLKNRGQAFFIFAADGAARLFQSLAAHRLEPKRVLAVHPYADKPARLVLVEARKNGGPELAWEPPLVMYEPSPSGGRGVLTSRARGFCPFMACNAIGDGPAGASENSSDNCPENRPEEGA
- the icd gene encoding NADP-dependent isocitrate dehydrogenase → MNPTVYYIEGDGIGPEVWKAARPVIDAAVEKTYGDGRRLEWNELLAGEKAYEATGSYLPEETLETLKTATLAMKGPLTTPVGKGFRSLNVTMRQTLDLYACIRPVRYFQGIESPVKSPENVDVVVFRENTEDVYAGIEYAAESAEAARLIAFLREELGAEVDPSSGVGIKPICAWRSKRLVRKAIRFALDNGRKSVTLVHKGNIMKYTEGAFRQWGYDLAAEEFGDVTIPESAGENAGDRVVINDRIADAMFQEALIRPEQYDVLATTNLNGDYLSDALAAQVGGLGLAPGVNMSDDLAFFEPTHGTAPTIAGQDKANPGSLVLSGAMLLAHIGWTEAADRIHKAVDMVIGAKTVTIDLATQIKGSKTVGCTEFGELLLAQL
- a CDS encoding 3'(2'),5'-bisphosphate nucleotidase CysQ family protein, giving the protein MTAGARKPDDALVRMGEIAAAAGRELVVRYAVRTGLAVRYKADRTPVTDADDAAQAIIATGLAEAFPGVPVISEESALPGFEARKDWPEFFLVDPLDGTKGFVQGTGDFCVNIALVHGRYPVAGVIFLPLTGELFAGGPELGAWRIPDGESPLSLHPQPVRPEERIVLTSRARRTPRLDAYMAGKPYLGKLHVGGAVKFCMLASGFGQIYPCFHPTSEWDTAAGQALLEGAGGSVRDLHGDRFRYNKPSLENEFFVAGI
- a CDS encoding HD-GYP domain-containing protein — protein: MTSSDANATSPLTGKDFFHVSPMLLFPETMNDFSVYLKHESGYTLYCHADERFTEKHRRLLYENGVAEVYVQLKEKDQFERYLEDHLGEILTNEALPLKERSRVLYSVSSSLVEETFRTRLPSSIKRESFERVTAMVRKGTEFLSHKDSLRAMASLISNHYQTYTHSVHVFVYATAMLQAYDLPREELVQVGLGAVLHDIGKSSIPRRILDKPGRLDREERELINTHPVQGVSLCATMPLAQTALNCILFHHERMDGKGYPSGMPAENIPLPVRVVTVCDTYDALTSDRPYAPALEPYAALKLMRDEMNGAFDLDVFKRLIGVLSDSRIV
- a CDS encoding HD-GYP domain-containing protein — translated: MSESNSAAAAQKLIPISPMMIFPSTMGQFSVYLRQDDKYVLYSGKNERFTERHREALHDIGVSQVFILPQHKELYDRYVEENLGRILNDEDLPLRERAGVLYNASVELMRDTFETSLPMPLGHKQFERLTELVRYSASFLTMERALKAVAGFISHDYKTFTHSVQVFVYVLSILSTYDLDKETLVQSGLGAILHDLGKARIPKYILYKPGSLTDEEREQVNAHPVLGVSMCAQLPLSSHATNTILFHHERMDGKGYPTKLKGEDIPLCVRVASVCDVYDMLITNKPYAQALRPYEALKMMRDGMKGAFDLDVYKRLITVLSGAEII
- a CDS encoding HDOD domain-containing protein; the encoded protein is MKLADDLRGPNGRMLLPKHTVLDESHLRIITIWGVTEANIEGYDQSTCAAASIEALDPTILAKSDRFAQRLFRFCDKNDPVVQELCRLATLRTAADLTAGKHVPDVDEVQDLPALPDSELLSPPLPESVAQVVSQEVQLATFPDIYFQVMRVLENPNSSSAQVANVVSKDPSLTTRLMQLVNSPFYGLHSKIDSIARATTIVGSQELSILTLGITVLQYFEDIPPDFFNMKRFWTHSIASGIYAKLIASRLPGFFEERYFMLGLIHDIGRLVIFKTFPHAALEVFRLAMGAPCLIHKAERTILGFDHTEVAEAMLEAWDFPDSLRGVIGCHHDPVSDDKELDCAVLHVADVLARALRSGYRGKFSVSTLSAEAWERLGLSISDIAPLASQADHMIDDIVLSFLPGGNF